A window of the Isosphaera pallida ATCC 43644 genome harbors these coding sequences:
- a CDS encoding serine hydrolase domain-containing protein: MLGLVVWVGMLEGGRLDGAEQWMDDPKAAIVAELERIVTNGEAAGIAALVIRNGHVELKEGRGDFSPDEVFQAASSSKPITAAVVMALVDRRRLSLDDPIAQFVPEFRNMILKGGKPASRPMTLRHVLTNTSGLPGDFSAEGGTPPLFGVSLAASCRDLAKQELLSEPGTTFRYCTVGFNLAARAVEVVEGQPFETVARRLVLDPLRMTRTEYLGPTIPFKREPGEGRFVLAGGAMTTTLEDLGRFYEMLAEDGMFEGRRVLSIDSVRVMTTRQAALSPNLVGDLGQAYGIALFLDRLDEQGRGRSFGHPGILGSLPWCDRDRDLVGVLVIRGRFPDVFPPVFAAQRLIRARYAELK, translated from the coding sequence GTGTTGGGGTTGGTGGTGTGGGTAGGGATGTTGGAGGGAGGTCGGCTGGATGGTGCGGAGCAGTGGATGGATGATCCCAAGGCGGCGATAGTGGCGGAGTTGGAGCGGATTGTGACCAATGGCGAGGCGGCGGGGATCGCGGCGCTGGTGATTCGAAACGGGCATGTGGAGCTGAAGGAGGGGCGAGGCGATTTCTCGCCGGACGAGGTTTTTCAGGCCGCGTCGAGTTCCAAACCGATCACGGCCGCCGTGGTGATGGCCTTGGTTGATCGCCGGCGGTTGAGTCTGGACGACCCGATCGCCCAGTTCGTCCCCGAGTTTCGCAACATGATCCTCAAGGGAGGAAAACCAGCAAGCCGGCCTATGACCTTGCGTCATGTGTTGACCAACACCAGCGGCCTGCCGGGCGACTTCAGCGCCGAAGGGGGGACGCCTCCGCTGTTCGGTGTGTCGTTGGCCGCCTCCTGCCGCGACCTGGCCAAGCAAGAACTGCTCAGCGAGCCCGGCACGACCTTTCGGTACTGCACAGTCGGGTTCAACCTGGCTGCGCGCGCCGTTGAGGTCGTCGAAGGGCAACCCTTCGAGACCGTGGCGCGGCGGCTGGTGCTGGATCCTCTGAGAATGACCCGCACCGAGTATCTTGGACCCACCATCCCGTTCAAACGTGAGCCGGGGGAAGGGAGGTTTGTGCTGGCCGGAGGAGCGATGACGACCACTCTGGAGGATTTAGGACGGTTCTACGAGATGCTGGCCGAGGATGGGATGTTCGAGGGCCGCCGGGTACTCTCGATTGACTCCGTGCGGGTGATGACTACCCGACAAGCCGCCCTCAGTCCCAACCTCGTTGGCGATCTGGGTCAGGCTTATGGAATCGCTCTTTTCCTCGATCGGCTCGACGAACAGGGACGCGGCCGCTCGTTTGGACACCCAGGCATTCTCGGCAGTTTGCCCTGGTGCGATCGCGACCGCGACCTCGTGGGCGTTTTGGTCATCCGGGGGCGTTTCCCTGACGTCTTTCCCCCGGTTTTCGCCGCCCAGCGACTCATTCGTGCTCGTTACGCCGAGTTGAAATAA
- a CDS encoding ABC transporter ATP-binding protein: MGQSPTPSVTHRKETITAPHLRRLSRLFSPRQSRLFASPRDARQRRDHPNRHSGSLIQLERIGLEFVHYHDKQLSFKTTALDLILRRPSRHHATRFEALKEINLTVRQGERVGIVGPNGAGKSTLLRLIAGIYPPTVGRRLVRGSVVPLIEMGAGFHPELTGVENIQLNGAMLGMSPSQVRERIDSILDFAELRDFADQPIKYYSLGMQARLAFTVATELDPDILLIDEALAPGDASFATRAKIRLKQLYIRSHIVMIVSHDMNTLMETCTRGIWIDHGRIVADGPIAQVVNDYLSNRRGDTVVLP, from the coding sequence ATGGGGCAGAGTCCGACCCCCTCCGTCACTCATCGCAAGGAGACCATCACGGCTCCTCACCTGCGACGACTTAGCCGACTGTTTTCTCCCCGTCAGTCTCGGTTGTTCGCCTCTCCACGAGACGCCCGCCAACGCCGCGACCATCCCAACCGGCATTCTGGCTCCTTGATTCAGCTGGAGCGGATTGGCCTAGAGTTCGTTCACTATCACGACAAGCAACTCTCCTTCAAGACCACTGCGCTGGACCTGATCCTGCGGCGGCCTTCCCGTCACCACGCCACTCGCTTTGAAGCACTCAAGGAGATTAATCTGACGGTCCGCCAGGGCGAACGGGTGGGCATCGTCGGCCCTAACGGCGCGGGCAAAAGCACCCTCTTGCGTTTGATCGCTGGTATCTATCCGCCAACCGTGGGCCGTCGTCTGGTGCGCGGTTCGGTCGTGCCGTTGATTGAAATGGGAGCCGGGTTTCATCCTGAACTCACGGGCGTGGAAAACATCCAACTCAACGGAGCTATGTTGGGCATGTCGCCCAGCCAGGTCCGCGAGCGAATTGACTCGATCCTCGACTTCGCCGAACTCCGTGACTTCGCCGACCAACCGATTAAATACTACTCGTTGGGAATGCAAGCCCGTCTGGCCTTCACCGTGGCGACCGAACTCGACCCCGACATTCTCCTGATCGACGAAGCGCTGGCACCCGGCGATGCCTCGTTCGCCACCCGAGCCAAAATCCGCCTCAAGCAACTTTATATCCGCTCTCATATTGTTATGATCGTTTCTCACGATATGAATACACTGATGGAGACCTGTACCCGCGGCATTTGGATTGATCATGGTCGGATCGTCGCCGACGGTCCGATTGCTCAAGTCGTCAACGACTACCTGTCCAATCGCCGCGGAGACACTGTCGTCTTGCCGTGA